The DNA region AGGCCCAGACGACGGGCAATGGTATAATAGGAAGCCCTTCAGGCCagagaggaaaagggaaggaatCACGACACTAAAATGATTCCAGCGCTCCTGGCGAGCAGGCACTCCGTCCCCAGCCTCATCCTGAGGGGCTCCGGGCCCCACTCTCCGCGTTACCGTCCCCCCAGGCGGGCTCACCCTGGCGGTGTCCGAGCTCATGCTGTCTTGACTGCGCAGGCGTGAGTACTCCTCCGCGATATAGGCAGCCGACTCCTGCGTCAGCACCGGCTTGATGATTTTGGCCACGTGGATGTACTTCCGCATGAACGCCGCACTCACCATCTTCTCCCTGgaaccacccccccacacacacgcgGTGAATGTCACTCTCCTGCCCTAGCCCAGTCACCTGCCTGGGGTCGTGGCCTTGCCCCTCCTTGGGGAAGTCACGGTCATGTGACAGGGCAGACATGGCCTGGAACCCAGGGTCACAAACCCCTTTTATACAGGACGTATACAAAACTCTCTCACGGGTTTTTATTCAATTCTATAGTATTACTTAGGCATTACTTGTGATGAAGGTAGTTTAGGTGTTATCTGTCCTACTCTAACAGTGGGAGAAGTATGGCTCAGAGAATTTTATGTGGactcaaatttcattttctgactCCAAATTCTACATTCTTAAACCAGTATGTTTCAAGATTACAGTGTTTCCTACTGCACCACAGACAAATATAGAGGAATGCCATGGctacgcactccaatattcttgcctggaggattttatggacagaggagcctggtgggctatagaccacagggtcacaaagagtcggacacaactgaagcaaccgagCATAGCACACCTGCAGGCTCTGAGCACTTGAGCACAAGTCTCCTTTATCCAAACCTACCTGCAGACTTTCCTGTGTTTGTGATCTACCATCCCCTCAACATGCGCTCAAAGGGCCGTGTGATTTGTGCAACACTTCACATCATGAGTAACAAGACACACCCACCACAGGTTAGGCGGGTCGTCAAAGCCTTCCATTTTAGGAAAAGACCAGAACCTAAGCTTGATCACCCACAAACACTCACAAGGCGAGTGACCATGTAAAATTCTGCaaatccagaaaagaaaacaggttCCCATGATGATGACTCCAAGCATGATCTTGGCCTGGGCAGCTCTAACATGACACAGATGTCAGGTTCCCTCCAGGAGGTGGTGTGGAGAATGCTTACTTCTTCTTCTTGACGCCATGCAGAAGGTTGTCATGCTTCTCGTAGATCTGGGTGTCCTGCTGGTCGTCAGGGGTGAAGTTGGGATCGTCCGTGGCCAGGATATCCACAGCACTGCCTAGAGGCATAGCTGAAAAGCCCAAGTTGGGAGAATGGAAAGTAAGAAAGAGCTGAACCCAAGAGAAAAATCGCTTCTTCTGAAGACAGGTGAGACTCGGGAAGGACCCAGAAGGAAGCAGACACATGGGCCCCACAAATAAAGAGGCTATTTggtccacaggagatgctcagagGTGCTCCCAGACCCCAAAATGGACAAGAGACACACCGTAGGAACCAGGGAGGTGAGAGCACCTTCCACATCATCCCAGATGCCGCCACGCCCACCGCCCCAGGCTAAGCCTGGGCCGCGGCCTGTGTCTGGGCTCCCCCCCAGTAGTCCGTCTCCCCCGCCTCACCGTCACCATCTTGCTCTCCAGGTGCCCTGTAGCGGTGCATTCGGAGGACGTGGTCTGAGATCTCCCGGTCCTGCTCGGGATCCATCTGGTCCAGCATGATGAAGAGGAGGTCGAATCGGGAGAGCAGAGAGTCCTGCAGCCCGATGTTCTCCATGGGGGTCTTGTACTGATCGTACTGTAGGGGGAATACCAAAGAAAACGAGCGGGGAGACAATGTCAATCACAAGAAAGAACAAGAAGGCCAGATCAGCCATGGGAGTGAGAACAGAAGACCAGACCCTCGAATACAAACCGAACAAGCAGCGAAGAAGTAGAGCATCTCAAAGCTTCTAGGAAACAGAACTCATCTCCTCTGCGTGCAGCCCTTCCCTCATCTACACTCTGTGACCAGAGCCCCAACCTCCCAGCTCCAGTGCCTCTAAAAGTCCCAGTGTAGGTCTCAGAGCCAGCCTCCTCCTTCTCAAGCTTTACTCTGCTCTCACTCCCAGGCAGATCAGCTCTGGAAGATGAGTCCCTCTTTCTACCTGTGATGAAGACATGATGAGCTGGCTAAGCCAGAAACACCTGAAACCTTGGGCCTCCTTACTCAGAAGGTACTGGATAAAGTCTCAACAAAAATGGGTGATAATCTATAAGCCACAGTATCTTAAGGACCCAGGGAGGTTTCCTGGGATTCAAGAATGCCCATACTCTTATCCTTCAACTCCAGGCCTACCAGCCGATGGCTCCCCACAGTCAGAGGCCTGACAACCTCTCAGGTAACATTAATGACCCTGAATGCGTTCACATTTTAGGACCTGCCATTTTCTCCCTACATTTGCCAAATAAATCATTCAGAATGACATATCACATGTTACCATTAATCTAAAAATCATACGCTTCTCAGCCCACACTAACCCATTAGAACCAACCTACGGAGCCTTCCTAAACCATAGCCCCCAGGAACCCCAATCCAGAGATCTGGATTCAGAGACTCTGGGCTGGGGACTGTGtacctgtttatttaaatatgcCACCAAAACAGGTGTTTCCATGCACTGTGGGATCATAAACTGTCAGCGCACAGCACGGGCTCTGGCTTCAAACCCTCTCTGTCATTTTCTGGTTTGTGACTCaaccaagttacttaaccttttgtgcttttattttctcatctgtaaaatgaagataatacctCCCCTCCCTCACACAGTTAGTGAATGAAAGGAAATAATGTAAAGCGTCTGTAAATATTAGTTAACAGTATAACAACGGTATAGTCTTTAAAGGGGGTAAGTTGGCAATCTCTACCATAAAAATGCATGTAACTGTTAATCCAGTAATCCCATTGCCAAGTATTCATCCCTAAATGTTTAACACAATGCACATTAAGGGGTATTCACTGCAGCTTCAGTCCTAAGAGCAGGcaggaaaaagggaaaacacGGAATGTCTAGCAGGTGGAGACTCGCTAAACATCTATATCATacgtccatacaatggaatagtagacagctgctttaaaaaaaaaaaaaaatcaacccccCAAACTAAGCAAACCCCAAGCTGCATAAATATAAAAGATTACACCTAAGCACATCATAGTCATACcaagaaacaaagacaaatagATTAATTCTTAACAAGGAGATAATGTATTTACTGGCACGAGCTTAAAGTTTTGGTTTTCTGAAGCACTCAAAGCTGTCAGTGGTTTTCTCTTGGGAAACAAACAGGAGAGAGAAGGCGGGCTATTAATTTCCTTATTATATCTCTCTGCTCTGTTCATAAACCCTTCCACCACCTGCGTACAGTACTCTCATTTCAATGTCAATATCAGTTACCTGGGTTGTGATGCTGCAGGTCACTTTGGTTTTCTtccttgtaattttaaaaatgtgttttaaataacTTTCCAGGGGATTCTGATGTGGATGAATGGGCGAGGAACCACTGTCCTAAACCAAGGGCAGTAGCAAGATGATGAACTTACTGTAGTCTGTGGTCTGGGTCACCTGGAGTAAACTCCACAGCCCAGTTACTCGGCAAAACCAGATGAAGGTGAGGACAGCAGGTGAGTGCCCGACTCTACTCACCCTGCCGTAGACGGGGTTGGCAGCTGCCAAAACACTGCAGCGGGCGTTGAGGCGGGCGTGGATACCGGCCTTGGCGATGGTGACTCGGCCCTGCTCCATCACCTCGTGAATGGCCGTGCGGTCCATGTCAGACATCTTGTCAAATTCATCGATGCAAACTACGCCCCGGTCAGCCAGCACCATGGCCCCGGCCTCCAGACGGCGCTcacctgggaggtggggagggaaacaCACACTGCCATCCAGGTTGTGGGGGACAGGGGGAGATGCCAACCTACTTCCTAAGCATCCTGCACCATCACTTGAGAGGGGGACTGCAGTGAAGACACGTCAGCTTCTAAGACTCGGAGCAGACCCTGGGGTCGTCTAAGCTCCGATCTGGACAGTATTACTTGTCCCACTTTGATACCTAAGCAGCCAGCCTCCAAAGGCCTTCCTTCACAGATTTCCTCTTTGAGCCTCATCTTCTTCAAGCCATTTCCCAACTAGATCTCTGTTCTCTTTTCACTGGCCTTCAAAACCTTTCCTCTAATGTATACAGTAGTAACAAtcttcatttttatctctcttcaaatgtcagaagctttctccttCAGAACTCTGACAGCCTTCCAGGAGACATTCTTGTCACTAGAGGGCCCCCCAAACCATTTACATCGTTCACTCACTGTTGCCAGATACTCAGTCCCCTCCAGGCAGGCCTACTCTAACCTCTCAGGTGTATCTTCCCAACAACCAGCCAGGGCCCGGAGCAAGCTCAAAGCATCTATGCTCATCTCACCGCCGGACCTCTGCCAAGGACCCTTCCACGCTTACCTGTTTCCTGGTCTGTGGTGACAGCGGCTGTGAGACCCACACCCGAGGAGCCCCGGCCGGTGGTGGGGATGGCCCGCGGTGCCGTACACAGTACATATCGCAGCAGCTGGGACTTGGCAACCGACGGGTCTCCTGTAATGGGACGGGGCAGTGGTGACTCTcggaaccccccacccccacctccagcgcCCCCAGCCAGTGCTGCTTTTCTAGCACAGATCTTGACACAACAGAAATATATAGTAACAGGTTATTCgtgttatttttttcaatttttcctttACCATTCCTggaaaaatagacattaaaaattcagagaacccagaaataataaagacataactttaaaaattcatttcagacTTCTGCCCTTTAAAGGAACTGAGACACAGCCaggtacagacacacacattaaCAGATGCCAGATATCCCGCAACCACACTCCACAGGGGAAGACCAGGCGGCTACACAAGTCCCCACACCATACCTATGAGAAGGATATTGATGTCCCCACGGATGTGGCTGCCGTTCTCGAGGTCTCGCTCCACCCCACCCAACAGCAGGCAGAGGATCGCCTTCTTGACATAGTCGTGCCCATGGATACTGGGCGCCAGCGACCGGGCCAGCTGGTCAAAGATATCCTAGAGGAGGGACAACCACAGCGTGAACAGCCTGAGGAAACACCCTGGGGTCAGATGAACCGGCTTCATACTTCAGGCCACAGAAGATGCTTGAAGAAATATTCTGTTTCTAATTATAAAAGCTTCTTCTCCAAGACTTCCACACTGATTGCAGCATTATcaagacagacacagagaaagccTGGATTCCAACTCCTGCTTGGagctttaatttttaaggaaaacaaaaaaagtgttTCCAGGCCCAAAACATTTTGGGTTTAATAAGAATGTGTACTGCGCTTCAGCAGTAACCTTTGCCACACATGTACATATTCTGTTCAGTTCTAAATATGGGCATTCTGTCTTTAAagatagaaattttttaaagaaaaacaagggaactaaaacaaaaataacatatttCACATTTAAATAGTAATCAATGTATCACTGATACATCCCATATAGACTTTGTACACTAATATTCTAACTCCTATTCTAATATTTATATTAGGTTCACTTAATATATGGAGCACaacagaaatattaaagaaaaatacccTTTTGCTTACTGACTCAAAACTAGAAGCTGCCACCAAATACTTCAGAGAAAAAGCCTTGACCTTCCTCCTGATCCAGGACAAAGATGGCCATGCCTAAATAAGACCCTAACAAATCTATCCCCACCCTCAGATCCCCAGAGGACGCCACACCTTGGAACGGGTTTTACTGAACTTCTTGATCTTGGCTATGTCCTCAGCGGAGAAGGAAGGCTGAACGTCCTTGCTCATCTGTTTCACGTTACAGGCAATCAGGACAGTCCTAGGACAGAGAGGAAAGCATGAGGCTATTTTCAATTGCTAATACCAAGACCTTCTTAGGCTCCTAACCTAGAATGGCaaatcaagaaagaaaggaagtaaaggggagggagaggtgggaggaaagagggggtaaggaagaaaaaaagaaaagaagagctgTTCTGAATTCAATCACTGATTCTCTTCAGctacactagtggtaaagaacccgcctgctaatgcaggagacataagagacgtgggttcaatccctgcattgggaagatcccccggagaaggaaatggcaacccactccagtattcttgcctgaagaatcccacggacagacgagcctggtgggctacagtccaaagggtcgcagagttggacatgactgaaacgacttgggATGCATGGCATAAATATGCTCATGGCGCCTCACCTTGTGAACCTAGCCCCTGATGACCTACAGAAATGAGTGTACTGGAAAGAGGTGGAAATATGCAAGAAACCCCAAGGCAAGCCAGGAGGCTGTTAACCATGAGACCAGTAATTTCAGCTCTTAGCAAAAGACAGTTCATCTTGCAGGCAGGCAGTGTGCTGTCCATCTAATGTAACTCTCAGGACGATGGCAAATGGGAAAGACTGCTACCAGAATGCACCCTGCCAGCTGCATTCCAGGCACCTCAGGACGGACCATGTACCTGAAGGTGCCTGAGGTGTAGCCTCCCTTCTTTCCAGGAAGGCAGCGGTAGGTCCCCACCACCTGCACCCGGTCACCAGGCTTCACTCTGTCCACCAAGTCATCATCCAGGATGACGTCCACAGAACGGGGAAGCTGGCCGGCGGGGGCCTTCTCCGGCATTTCCTGGATGGTGATGATCTGGTGGTCCTTGTAGACAGAAAGGCCGTATTCTGTCTCAAGGGGATTGTTTTCCTCATCCTGGAAAAGGCACATGGAATAGTGGTCACCTCAGCCCTATCTTAGAAACGCCACACACCCGTTTTTTATTAGCAACAAATGTAATTCAGATACCCTCACAAGATTAGTATCTAGGAACGTAAAGCCCCAAGTACCTTCTCCAGTTCTTCACAATCCTGTCCTAGTAACAAACCATCAAATGGAAGGGATGATCTACATACAGCCAGAAGGGACCACGGTTATATTAACCCGTACATTTAAGATTGTCACTTCCTCTGTGCTAGGACTCGTTATTTCCACTCCTAGATTAATACCCAACACAAATGTTCACCCAAAGCCACATAttacaatgttcatagcagcactactcgTTATAGCGCCCAACTAGGAAAAATCCAAATGCCATCAGCAGGATGGTTAAGTAAGTGTGTTACATCCATACAAGTGAACACGACGCAGCAATGAATGTATGGAGTGCACCTATACacgtggatgaatctcaaaaacatacacgGAACAAAAAAAGCCTGACAACAACAGACGTTAAacataaaaacagagaaaactacTTGCAACTGCGGTAGATGTCAGGATCTCAAGGGCAGAGTGGCCTCAAGGGGGACTTCTTCTGAAGGCTATTAAGACGCTGCTTCCTGGTCTGGATGGTTGATTTTACAGTATATTCATCTTGTGAAATTTCCCTGAGCTGTACACTCAGTGTAAGCTTTTCTGTTCATTGTGTGTGGTACacgctgtgctcagtcatgcccgactctttctgaccccctggactgtggaccaccaggctcctctgtccacgggattttccaggcaaggatactggagtgggttgccattaccttctccagggttctGTATATTAAACTTGAATAAAAAACCTTTTAAAGTTTTACTTCCTTGCcatttacattttctaaaaacaCAACAGCTATCATATAAcagagtgcctactatgtgcaaggCACTGTGGTCTAACTTCACAAAATTATCTCGTGGGATCATCACCACAACTCAGTTCCCAAAGCAGGCGTTTTTCACATTTTAcaagtaaggaaactgaagctgggaGAGGTTAAAGAAGTTCCCCCACGGTGATCACCAAAGACCATGCTCTTAAGAATCATGCTGGATGGTCCCCAGAACACCTTGTCTGGTGTATTTCAGGTCCTGAGCTAAGAAGTTTGGCCACAGAGTCAGCCAGATCAGAGTCTCATCTtgactattttttttcccaattctaACATAAAATGAATTTGACTGGAAAGGGAAACGGCTACTGGGAAGCAATTTGCTACTGTTACAGTTATCCGTACATTCTTTGTTTAACTGAAAAACTAGAAATGGAGGTAAAGAATTTAAGACAAGAGTACTGACTGGATGATTAGCACTGGCTTTTACCTTTTTGTTCTAACAGCAGGAAAATAATTTCCTTATATCCCCCTCCTTCACCTGtatcaattttgttttctactgTTAATTACATTGTATATTTATAGTTCTTTGCTTACTGTTGTGCATATACTGGCAATAAAAACATTACTTGAAAAAATCTGATGGCAGGGACAGAATGAGTTCAGACATCAAATAATCAATATTAATCATCTTCTTTTGTCTCATTATGTAAGAAGGCCTTACACCATCCTCAAGTCAAATCAATCTGAACACCAAGACTAAAATCATGGTCTACGTCAACCTTCTCTCAAACCCAGAGTAAAATATTCTCAAAGATTTCAGAGTAACGTGACTGCATTAAGTATTTTTCCATATTACTCTAAGTAGATTATGAAATCATGATACTTTAACTTTGCTAAAAGATAAATGTACATTAGGtgacctttttccttccttcaactCTTCtctaattttccaaatttcctaagagaatattttccttaaaagaaaaattgtggCCTTTCATATTAAACTATGGCTAGCAATCTTCCTTCAAATTAATCCTTACTTTTCACCCTATTTACATCTAGAGGAAGACTTTAGATATTACCTAATtacttgaattaaaaaacaactttGAACCCAACCTCTGAAGAGGTCCGACTAATTCATTCCCCTCACCTTGGTGGGATAGACAGAGCTGGAAGGAAAGGCCACCAGGTTGGTGAGATCAGAGTAACGTCGCTCTATGGTCTTCTTGGTAGCAGGACAATAGTGGACACTGCGGACGACTTTGGGACGAACTAGAGAGCCTAGGAATAGAAAGTCACCCAACTAAACAGCAAGAAGGGGATCTGACCCAGGCAAGTCCATGATGACTCCAAATTACGTTCTTCCAACTAGTGGGGCTATCCCAATACTAActgttaattcatttttatatttacacaCAGAATAACACCATATCCAGGTAAAACCTTAAAGTACCGCTGATCCCGACCAAGCAGCAGGAGGAATTCAGGGTCAGAATGAGGAGACTCATTGCCAAGAGCCAAGACTCCTCCATTCTCGGCAGATTCACCATTCCGCTGGCACAGGCGGCCACTCAAAGCTCCCCTAGTTATTGTGCAAAACTTGCGTTTCTTCAAGTTTCACCTGGTAATTTCAGCGCTCCACCTTTTTCAAGCCATAAGCTCCCcaagctcggagaaggcaatggcgccccactccagtactcttgcctggaaaatcccatggacggaggagcctggtaggctgcagtccatgaggtcgctaagagtcggacacgactgagcgacttcactttcacttttcactttcatgcattggagaaggaaatggcaatccactccagtgttcttgcctggagaatcccagggatgggggagcctggtgggctgccgtctatggggtcgcacagagtcggacacgactgaagcgacttagcagcagcagcaagctcccCAACCTATTCCGCCTCTCCTGCCTTCCATACCCCCAAGTCTACCCCACCTCCATTCCGTGGGTCTCCAACTGTAGCCCACTTACATTTAGTAACAATGCCCTCCACACAGACGACACAGCTCAGGAAGCAGGAGGTAAGGGTCCGAGGAGAGACATGCTTGGAGCCGAAGCTGCCCTCCAAGCCTATGTAGAACTCCTCGTACTGCTTGGCATACGTAGCATCGATGGAGGCCACGAAATCCTTCAAGGCCCGCTGGAAGGCAACCAGCTCCTCAAAGGCATTGCTCAGAAGGCTGCAAAGAATCATCAGGCAGAGACCACAGATTTCAAAAAACTTGACCCACAAAACAGAAGTGGACATTCTTACTTGATCAAAGCTTAGGAGTGAAAAATCTTCTACTTTCTCCTGCCATTCTACAAGGCCCAGTAAAGTACATCAGAGCTGCGGGCCAGTTATAACTCAGTGATGGGGAAATGATACTCAGCGAAGAAGTAAAAAACACAGAAGCAGGGGAGGGTGATGTACTAAGGGCTTCCTGGTCAAATATAGTTCATCCAGGTCCTCCCCTGGGAAGCTTGCTCCAACCTGGGGAAGAGAAGGAGCCATTCTCACTCAGAACTAGGGATGCGCTCTTGGAAACTCACCGGTTAGCCCTCTTCTCGTTCTTCCTACGCAGGTCATTCACGTTGACAATCAACCGGTACTGGTTGTCACTAATCAGCTCCCGAACTTTGCTCTGATAAATTCCCTGGTCTTCCTGCAAAATAACCACCACATGCTACAGCAGCTCACAAGTTCAAAAACTGGATGTTTTTAAAGAGAGGCAGCTCTCAAAGCAAGATAAATATATCAATCTCTGTGGCAGACCTGAGCCCCCATTTCACCCACATTTTCACTCATTAGCTTCCGATTCCAAATGGACCCTAAAAAGCCAGTGTATAAATTATAACGACTTCTTCACGGTTATTATTCCTATTATCACCAACAGCTCTTCTGTGCCCACGCATCACTTCTTAACTTTTAACGGGGAATTAAAATGAGCTTCTAAGAAGTCTAAAAAGACAAGTAAAAACCTTgtcaaaatgtaaattaaaggGACTTTTAATATATCAAAGTAACTTTCCGTTGCAGAATCttgtatttaattaaaatattttatttccctatCATCTGCATGACAGAAAAGGAGTTCTCATATAAGGGACCTAAGAGTTGGGAGCCTTAGTTACATTTACAAACACAGCACTATCAATCCAAGATGCTTTACCAATATTCCATGGCTGTCAATCCTAAATTGCCTATAAAATCCCCTTTATTTGCGTACCAACCCTTTCTCCGCTTCCCATCAGGTATGGAAAAAGAATGCGGCAAAATTAGAAAGTCCTTTTCTCCGGGTAGGAAGTCAGTCACTAAAGCCTGAAGGCCTATAACGCGGCGGGTCACTATCGTTTTCCCGCGGTCCTTCCCCCACTCTCCCCCCAGATTAAGAGAGTAGGGAACGATCTCCAAAAGGTCAACGTGGGCTTTACACTTGGTTTGCACTTGGAGAAAACCTGTTGACTTTCGCGAGACCTAGCCACCATTTGTACTCGAGAGAAAAATTACAGAATCGCTCTTAACCACTGACTCCGCCGCCAGGAAAGCTACCAGATCGAGGCGGAAGGTCCCAAGCAGCAGCCCCTCCGCCGCAGCCTGGAGTCCGGCGGTCTCCCTTGGCCCCTAGTGTCTCCGCGGCCTTCCTCGGCTCCTGCGCGGCCCCTGGGCCTCCGAGCACCCTAATTTCGTGACTCGGCGCCTCTCTCACCTCATCGTCCAGGAAGTCCAGGTAGTCTCTCTGCGCCTCTCGCAGCTCCACATCGTCCAGCACCACCGTCCCCGCCATGCTCGCGGCCCGGGAATTTCTGCGCAGAGGGCGTTTGGCTGGCAAGCCCCGGCGCGAAAACTTCCCAACTTTTCCCGCCAAGAAAAGTAACCTCAAGCAAGGGGGCGGGGTAGCGTGGAGCGTATGTACATTCCGATTGGCTGGTTTTCTTACGCTACAATAGCGAGCATCCAATCGAGAGCTGCTTCTTTTCCGGGTTTTCCGCGCCGCGTCTCGCGGTGGCGGGAAATGTTCCATCCGGCGCCCTCCCTTCTCCGCCCTTACTGACAGGAAAGCGGGCCAATTGGACGAGAGAATGCTCGCGAAACCTGGTCATTGGAGAGCCCGCGAGACCCAGGAGCTGCATTCTGGGAATTGTAGTGGTCCCCCTTTTCCCCTGTAATTTTACAAACGTTGGTGGTTTTTTAATCTCAAGTTGTGGTTACCTGCCCCGCTAAAGAGTGAAGAAACTCAGCTCCGCTATTGGACTGAAAGTAGCTTAGACGTCGGAAAGCAGAGGTTTAGAACGCAGGGCGATAAAAACATAAAGGCAAGtcgtttaaaaaatatattcaaatcagTTGTGTATGGATATGTTTTGCAGTCAACCAGTCTCTAGTGGTATGCCGGGGGAGAAGTGAATTTCGAGAATCAGAGGGGGAAATAGACTCATAACATCTTTGGAGAGGTTCTGTAGTTCAGTGACTCGTTTGCTAACAGAATACTGGGGCCTGAAGTACCTCATAAAAATACCAAGCCggagaggagggaaaaatgagagaaaaattgtCGGGATGTTACCCACTCTCACCCCCACTTCCCGCTGCCCGCCGAGATGGCCTTATATATGTTACACGAAATTGTGGACGTAATTACTACACCATCCTACTTGCAAGCGGGTAAGTTAAAGGCTTTCTCCCCTTATTAGcaagtcacagttcagttcagtcgcgtccgactctttgcgaccccatgaatcgcagcacaccaggcctccctgtccatcaccaacccccggagttcactcagactcacgtccatcaagccagtgatgccatccagccatctcatcctctgtcgtcccattctcctcctgccctcaatccctcccagcatcagtcttccagtgagtcaactcttcgcatgaggtggccaaagtactggagtttcagcttcagcatcattccctccaaagaaatcccagggctgatctccagaatagactggttggatgtccttgcagttcaagggactctcaagagtcttctccaacaccacagttcaaaagcatcgattcttcggcgttcagctttctttgccatccaactctcacatccatacatgaccactggaaaaaccatagcctcgactagatggacctttgttggcaaagtaatgtctctacttttgaatatgctatctaggttggtcata from Ovis canadensis isolate MfBH-ARS-UI-01 breed Bighorn chromosome 20, ARS-UI_OviCan_v2, whole genome shotgun sequence includes:
- the MCM3 gene encoding DNA replication licensing factor MCM3 isoform X2; its protein translation is MWSCERRRETTWTSWTMSLLSNAFEELVAFQRALKDFVASIDATYAKQYEEFYIGLEGSFGSKHVSPRTLTSCFLSCVVCVEGIVTKCSLVRPKVVRSVHYCPATKKTIERRYSDLTNLVAFPSSSVYPTKDEENNPLETEYGLSVYKDHQIITIQEMPEKAPAGQLPRSVDVILDDDLVDRVKPGDRVQVVGTYRCLPGKKGGYTSGTFRTVLIACNVKQMSKDVQPSFSAEDIAKIKKFSKTRSKDIFDQLARSLAPSIHGHDYVKKAILCLLLGGVERDLENGSHIRGDINILLIGDPSVAKSQLLRYVLCTAPRAIPTTGRGSSGVGLTAAVTTDQETGERRLEAGAMVLADRGVVCIDEFDKMSDMDRTAIHEVMEQGRVTIAKAGIHARLNARCSVLAAANPVYGRYDQYKTPMENIGLQDSLLSRFDLLFIMLDQMDPEQDREISDHVLRMHRYRAPGEQDGDAMPLGSAVDILATDDPNFTPDDQQDTQIYEKHDNLLHGVKKKKEKMVSAAFMRKYIHVAKIIKPVLTQESAAYIAEEYSRLRSQDSMSSDTARTSPVTARTLETLIRLATAHAKARMSKTVDLQDAEEAVELVQYAYFKKVLEKEKKRKKPSEDESDAEDEVEKSQEDQEQKTKRRRTSPSDAKEGDSYDPYDFTNTEEEMPQVHTPKATDSQETKESQKVELSESRLKAFKAALLEVFREAHAQSVGMNRLTESVNRDNEEPFSAAEIQAALSRMQDDNQVMVSEGIVFLI
- the MCM3 gene encoding DNA replication licensing factor MCM3 isoform X1, coding for MEHFPPPRDAARKTRKRSSSRLDARYCSVRKPANRNVHTLHATPPPCLRLLFLAGKVGKFSRRGLPAKRPLRRNSRAASMAGTVVLDDVELREAQRDYLDFLDDEEDQGIYQSKVRELISDNQYRLIVNVNDLRRKNEKRANRLLSNAFEELVAFQRALKDFVASIDATYAKQYEEFYIGLEGSFGSKHVSPRTLTSCFLSCVVCVEGIVTKCSLVRPKVVRSVHYCPATKKTIERRYSDLTNLVAFPSSSVYPTKDEENNPLETEYGLSVYKDHQIITIQEMPEKAPAGQLPRSVDVILDDDLVDRVKPGDRVQVVGTYRCLPGKKGGYTSGTFRTVLIACNVKQMSKDVQPSFSAEDIAKIKKFSKTRSKDIFDQLARSLAPSIHGHDYVKKAILCLLLGGVERDLENGSHIRGDINILLIGDPSVAKSQLLRYVLCTAPRAIPTTGRGSSGVGLTAAVTTDQETGERRLEAGAMVLADRGVVCIDEFDKMSDMDRTAIHEVMEQGRVTIAKAGIHARLNARCSVLAAANPVYGRYDQYKTPMENIGLQDSLLSRFDLLFIMLDQMDPEQDREISDHVLRMHRYRAPGEQDGDAMPLGSAVDILATDDPNFTPDDQQDTQIYEKHDNLLHGVKKKKEKMVSAAFMRKYIHVAKIIKPVLTQESAAYIAEEYSRLRSQDSMSSDTARTSPVTARTLETLIRLATAHAKARMSKTVDLQDAEEAVELVQYAYFKKVLEKEKKRKKPSEDESDAEDEVEKSQEDQEQKTKRRRTSPSDAKEGDSYDPYDFTNTEEEMPQVHTPKATDSQETKESQKVELSESRLKAFKAALLEVFREAHAQSVGMNRLTESVNRDNEEPFSAAEIQAALSRMQDDNQVMVSEGIVFLI